The proteins below come from a single Candidatus Hydrogenedentota bacterium genomic window:
- a CDS encoding DegT/DnrJ/EryC1/StrS family aminotransferase, protein MPAKISSVPVSRRDFIATGSAVTASLALSSGVRAANSETLAVNGGPAAVRLSPERVSALTRWPRYGKAERARLHELIESNKFYEELPLFEEEWKAYTNSPFVKAHMNGSSALTSMYFALDLPPGSEIMVPSYTFFSACLAMRFFGLVPVFVDVDPKTACLDLEDAKRKLTPNVKAVEAMHSWGLPCELDRIGEWCKEKGLILLEDAAHAHGASMQGKKMGTWGAMGIFSFQTTKVMPTVEGGMGMYQTREYFERAAAFGHYEDPVKFPESSPVRAYAGTGFGQKYRMHPMAAALAREQLKSLDRTNAIVRKNVRAMNDRITQLPGISEPVCRPDQERAYYWANLLFVDYKQAGITRDALVKALKAEGVNASFWDYPQQHKLAIYSEAKWWHHPPTIPESMPGNEYVNANHIFMPLVYDDAPELIEQYVRAFEKVWAHRDSMPAA, encoded by the coding sequence ATGCCCGCAAAAATCTCATCCGTGCCGGTGTCCCGACGCGACTTCATCGCCACCGGCAGCGCCGTCACCGCGAGCCTCGCATTGAGCAGCGGGGTACGCGCCGCGAACTCCGAAACGCTCGCCGTCAACGGCGGGCCGGCAGCCGTCAGACTTTCGCCGGAGCGTGTATCGGCGCTGACCCGCTGGCCGCGCTACGGCAAGGCGGAAAGGGCGCGCTTGCACGAACTGATTGAGAGCAACAAGTTTTACGAAGAGCTGCCGCTGTTCGAGGAGGAATGGAAGGCGTACACGAACTCGCCGTTTGTGAAGGCGCACATGAACGGATCGAGCGCGCTGACCAGCATGTACTTTGCGCTCGATCTGCCGCCGGGCAGCGAGATCATGGTGCCTTCGTACACGTTCTTCTCTGCGTGTCTCGCAATGCGGTTCTTCGGGTTGGTGCCGGTGTTCGTGGACGTCGACCCGAAGACGGCATGCCTCGATCTCGAAGATGCCAAGCGAAAGCTCACGCCGAATGTCAAGGCCGTCGAGGCGATGCATTCGTGGGGCCTGCCGTGCGAGTTAGACCGTATCGGCGAATGGTGCAAGGAGAAGGGACTGATTCTGCTCGAAGACGCGGCGCACGCGCATGGCGCGTCAATGCAAGGAAAGAAGATGGGTACATGGGGCGCGATGGGGATTTTCAGCTTCCAAACGACGAAGGTGATGCCTACTGTCGAAGGCGGTATGGGAATGTACCAAACGCGGGAGTACTTCGAACGCGCGGCCGCGTTCGGTCATTACGAGGATCCGGTCAAGTTTCCGGAGAGCAGCCCCGTCCGAGCGTATGCAGGTACGGGGTTCGGGCAGAAGTATCGAATGCACCCGATGGCGGCGGCGCTTGCGCGCGAGCAGCTCAAGTCGCTCGACCGGACCAACGCCATTGTCAGGAAGAACGTTCGCGCGATGAACGACCGCATTACTCAACTGCCGGGCATTTCGGAGCCGGTCTGCCGTCCGGACCAGGAGCGCGCGTACTACTGGGCAAACCTGTTGTTCGTGGACTACAAGCAGGCGGGAATCACGCGCGATGCACTGGTGAAGGCGCTGAAGGCCGAAGGCGTGAACGCAAGCTTCTGGGACTATCCGCAACAGCACAAGCTCGCGATATACTCGGAGGCGAAGTGGTGGCACCATCCGCCCACGATCCCGGAGTCGATGCCCGGCAACGAATACGTGAACGCGAACCATATTTTTATGCCGTTGGTATACGACGATGCGCCGGAGTTGATCGAACAATACGTGCGGGCGTTCGAGAAGGTGTGGGCGCACCGCGACTCGATGCCCGCGGCGTAA
- a CDS encoding TIM barrel protein, with translation MRQDFPAAPLSRRDFIKVSGAAAALSILDPARPAAPARPLACRLASYGKFESAAWSHVPEVGVKHLFLNVPEPDQVEQTLTRLAQHSLTPLVMRGSADLSEASSVDALAVQIATCQKMGVGYMFLSPKHANAPKEVAYEHLRKAGDVARAHNVVLSLETHPDLGTNGAIQLETMKAINHQNVRVNFDTGNITYYNRGRNAVDELKTIVDYVATVEVKDHNGGFETWEFPPLGKGVVDFKGVFGVLDACGYAGPVTLEFEGTQGVNLDEEQTKHAIEESVAYLRTLGTFV, from the coding sequence ATGCGCCAAGACTTTCCCGCCGCTCCGCTTTCGCGACGCGACTTTATCAAAGTTTCCGGGGCAGCCGCAGCGCTTTCGATACTCGATCCGGCGAGGCCGGCTGCTCCCGCCAGGCCGCTTGCCTGCCGCCTGGCGAGTTACGGCAAGTTCGAGAGCGCCGCATGGTCGCACGTGCCGGAGGTCGGCGTGAAGCACCTTTTTCTGAACGTTCCCGAGCCGGATCAAGTCGAGCAAACGTTAACACGTCTCGCGCAACACTCGTTGACGCCGCTCGTGATGCGCGGCAGCGCGGACTTGTCCGAGGCATCGAGTGTAGACGCGCTTGCCGTCCAGATTGCCACGTGCCAGAAGATGGGTGTGGGTTACATGTTTCTGTCTCCGAAACACGCGAACGCACCCAAGGAAGTCGCGTACGAACATTTGCGCAAAGCGGGAGACGTCGCCAGAGCTCACAATGTCGTCCTGTCGCTGGAGACGCACCCCGATCTCGGGACCAACGGCGCCATCCAGCTCGAAACCATGAAGGCGATCAATCACCAAAATGTTCGTGTGAACTTCGACACGGGCAATATCACCTACTACAACCGCGGACGAAATGCGGTGGACGAGTTGAAAACCATTGTTGACTATGTCGCGACGGTCGAAGTGAAAGACCACAATGGCGGCTTCGAGACGTGGGAATTTCCGCCGCTCGGTAAGGGCGTAGTCGATTTCAAAGGCGTGTTCGGCGTGCTCGACGCGTGCGGGTACGCCGGACCGGTGACATTGGAGTTCGAGGGCACCCAGGGTGTCAACCTCGATGAAGAGCAGACGAAGCACGCGATCGAGGAATCGGTTGCGTATCTCCGCACACTCGGTACGTTCGTGTAG
- a CDS encoding SagB/ThcOx family dehydrogenase, which produces MRCVAPRNQAAKQLEELLRARRSVRKYAAAPIALEHVSQLLWVAQGNVGETGLRTVPSAGALYPLSVYAVAGDVDGLAPGVYGYAPRSHALRRVCDRDLRDALSEAALGQEWVRTAAVDLLIVADYTHTTDRYHDRGLRYVYMEAGHASQNVYLLATALGLATVAVGAFDDDRVAHALNLPYTEHPLYIMPVGVALAP; this is translated from the coding sequence ATGCGCTGCGTTGCACCGCGCAACCAGGCAGCCAAGCAACTCGAGGAACTGCTTCGCGCGCGGCGGTCAGTGCGCAAGTATGCGGCGGCGCCGATTGCGTTGGAGCACGTCTCGCAACTGCTGTGGGTCGCGCAAGGAAACGTCGGCGAGACGGGCCTACGGACCGTCCCCTCCGCGGGCGCGCTATACCCCCTAAGCGTGTACGCCGTCGCGGGCGATGTTGACGGGCTTGCCCCCGGCGTGTACGGGTACGCCCCGCGCAGCCACGCCCTCCGGCGCGTGTGCGATCGCGATCTGCGCGATGCGCTCAGCGAAGCCGCGCTCGGACAGGAATGGGTGCGCACCGCGGCGGTGGATTTGCTCATCGTTGCGGACTACACGCACACCACCGATCGATATCATGACCGTGGGCTGCGATACGTCTACATGGAAGCCGGGCACGCGAGCCAAAACGTGTATCTTCTCGCGACGGCACTCGGCCTGGCTACAGTTGCGGTCGGTGCATTCGACGACGACCGCGTCGCGCACGCTCTAAACCTGCCATACACCGAACATCCGCTGTACATTATGCCGGTTGGCGTGGCGCTCGCGCCTTAA
- a CDS encoding MFS transporter, whose amino-acid sequence MSTREPLQTPPSDADTKRILRIVFFIVFLDMAGFSVIFPLYPSMLDYYLAREGSSGVLGSIVSWLDQLRLWLGARPEQGHDIIFGGFLSALYALLQFICAPILGGISDRVGRRPILLFAIAGLALSYGLWFFASTFLTLVVARLIGGLMSGNISAASAVIADVTTDRNRSRGMAVLGFGIGVAFMCGPAIGGISSMLDLTRHWPSLEAYGVNPYSAAAGASMLLAVLNWLVVAWGLPETLPRNGATERVPRSVNPLAMFVVRYRGVTRANVTYFIFLLAFSGMMEFAITFLVKDRFDFQPGQIAVMFLFVGFVLALAQGTYVRRRSDVIGPKRMSIHGLLCIVPGIAIVGMAQSIWMLYLGLVLTTVGSAQVRPCMSALVSLYTPPNDQGRILGVFRSLEGLTRAMSPLLACLLYWNLGAPKAYGVAAFAVTASLALALTLPKFTK is encoded by the coding sequence ATGTCCACGCGCGAACCGCTCCAAACGCCCCCGTCGGATGCCGATACGAAACGCATTTTGCGCATCGTCTTCTTCATCGTCTTTCTCGATATGGCGGGGTTTTCCGTCATCTTTCCGCTATACCCGAGCATGCTCGATTACTACCTCGCGCGCGAAGGATCGTCCGGCGTACTGGGTTCGATTGTTTCCTGGCTGGATCAGTTGCGTCTATGGCTCGGCGCGCGCCCCGAGCAGGGTCACGACATCATCTTCGGCGGATTTCTCAGCGCGCTCTACGCGTTGCTGCAGTTCATCTGCGCGCCGATATTAGGCGGCATTTCCGATCGTGTCGGGCGCCGCCCAATTCTACTGTTCGCAATCGCCGGACTCGCGCTTTCCTACGGCCTGTGGTTCTTCGCCAGCACGTTTCTCACGCTGGTCGTCGCCCGGCTGATCGGCGGCCTGATGAGCGGAAACATTTCCGCGGCGTCCGCGGTCATCGCCGACGTCACGACGGACAGGAACCGCTCCCGCGGAATGGCCGTGCTCGGATTTGGCATTGGCGTGGCGTTCATGTGCGGGCCTGCCATCGGCGGCATTTCGTCAATGCTGGACCTAACGCGGCATTGGCCCAGCCTGGAGGCATATGGGGTCAATCCGTATTCGGCCGCGGCAGGCGCCTCAATGCTGCTGGCCGTGCTCAACTGGCTCGTGGTTGCATGGGGTCTTCCGGAGACGCTGCCGCGAAACGGCGCGACGGAGCGCGTCCCGCGCTCCGTCAATCCATTGGCCATGTTTGTGGTTCGTTACCGGGGCGTTACGCGCGCTAACGTCACGTACTTCATCTTTCTGTTGGCGTTCTCCGGCATGATGGAATTCGCGATCACGTTCCTTGTCAAGGACCGCTTCGATTTTCAACCCGGCCAAATAGCCGTCATGTTCCTTTTCGTAGGCTTTGTGCTCGCCTTGGCGCAGGGCACTTACGTCCGGAGGCGCAGCGACGTCATCGGACCCAAGCGCATGAGCATTCACGGGCTGCTCTGCATTGTGCCCGGTATAGCGATAGTTGGAATGGCGCAATCGATCTGGATGCTCTATCTCGGGCTTGTCCTCACCACCGTCGGCTCGGCCCAGGTGCGCCCCTGTATGTCTGCCTTAGTCTCGCTGTACACGCCGCCCAACGACCAGGGACGCATACTCGGCGTCTTCCGCTCTCTCGAAGGCCTCACCCGGGCGATGAGCCCGCTTTTGGCCTGCCTGCTTTACTGGAACCTGGGTGCCCCAAAGGCATACGGGGTTGCGGCATTCGCCGTTACCGCATCTTTGGCGCTCGCGCTGACCCTTCCTAAGTTTACAAAATAA
- a CDS encoding DUF4382 domain-containing protein — protein MRKIHMLLSCLLAVSIALMGAGCPRPAGKGKVTVLFGSDAKSLSGALLSAVAPKAVVDTADIESLTVTVTQISLDSEDEDEGETEGEGEAKAAGDVIVFEGSQDLELISLAGLSEVFSSAEIPAGTYTKIRIAIENPRLRLASDPETEITDIKLTANGHLFVSETFEVPADQNSNIEITFEDLHLVLNGNGRYVLTPQLRADILVSSADVAANGTIASVDPDNDSMVVTLADGDTTVLYAGAAIFLPADTDTPTGTEADLVVGASVDIVGTIDLDGVITATEIHLL, from the coding sequence ATGCGTAAAATTCACATGTTGCTGTCCTGCCTTCTGGCGGTCTCCATCGCCCTGATGGGCGCCGGATGTCCACGGCCGGCGGGCAAGGGCAAGGTAACCGTCCTGTTCGGTTCGGACGCGAAGTCGTTGTCCGGGGCGCTGCTCTCGGCGGTTGCGCCGAAAGCGGTCGTAGACACGGCGGACATCGAATCGCTTACGGTGACGGTCACCCAGATTTCGCTGGATTCGGAAGATGAAGACGAAGGCGAAACGGAAGGCGAAGGTGAAGCGAAAGCCGCCGGTGACGTAATCGTGTTCGAGGGGTCGCAAGACCTTGAACTCATCTCGTTGGCGGGCCTTTCGGAAGTGTTCTCGAGCGCGGAGATTCCCGCGGGAACGTACACGAAGATTCGCATCGCGATCGAGAACCCGCGGCTTCGGCTGGCGAGCGATCCGGAGACGGAAATCACGGACATCAAGCTGACGGCGAACGGGCACCTCTTTGTCTCCGAGACGTTTGAGGTGCCTGCCGATCAGAACAGCAACATCGAGATCACGTTCGAGGATTTGCACCTCGTGCTGAACGGCAACGGCCGCTATGTGCTCACGCCGCAGTTGCGCGCGGACATTCTGGTTTCGTCCGCGGACGTAGCGGCGAACGGCACAATTGCTTCGGTCGATCCGGACAACGATTCGATGGTTGTGACGCTCGCGGACGGCGACACCACGGTGCTGTACGCGGGCGCGGCGATCTTCCTGCCGGCGGACACGGACACGCCAACGGGAACGGAAGCGGACCTGGTTGTCGGCGCAAGCGTCGACATCGTAGGGACGATCGATCTCGACGGTGTGATTACGGCGACGGAAATCCATTTGCTATAG